One window from the genome of Crassostrea angulata isolate pt1a10 chromosome 2, ASM2561291v2, whole genome shotgun sequence encodes:
- the LOC128174032 gene encoding uncharacterized protein LOC128174032, giving the protein MADSSKLGAECRKNPKVQKPEETDQKKHQSTFHGVKDRQTDKENVKELDKEKLLIVIPENEMTNSSNADRQTDKENVKELDEKEPLIEVPENEMTNSSNAESQIDEAIFDQWKQEDSCFISTKACEEVEKNIESSNLVIVAGHSGSGKSAIMQHIALKYREQGWAIKRVKQVKDIVAEYSSSRFKKDKTICVFNDPLGKESFDEILNNSWQTYEEELKLYLRTAKLLMSCRSHIISDARLTRYLNNQSLIVNIDENKYK; this is encoded by the exons ATGGCGGACTCCTCGAAACTCGGAGCTGAGTGTA GGAAGAATCCGAAAGTACAGAAACCGGAAGAAACGGATCAGAAAAAACACCAATCTACATTCCATGGAGTGAAAG atCGCCAAACTGATAAAGAAAACGTGAAGGAATTGGATAAAGAAAAGCTACTCATTGTAATTCCTGAGAATGAGATGACTAATTCCTCTAATGCAG atCGCCAAACTGATAAAGAAAACGTGAAGGAATTGGATGAAAAAGAGCCACTCATTGAAGTCCCTGAGAATGAGATGACTAATTCCTCTAATGCAG AATCACAAATTGATGAGGCCATATTTGACCAATGGAAACAGGAAGactcttgttttatttcaacaaaggCGTGTGAAgaagtagaaaaaaatattgaaagcaGTAACCTGGTTATTGTTGCTGGTCATTCAGGGTCCGGGAAATCTGCCATTATGCAACATATTGCGCTCAAATACAGGGAACAGGGCTGGGCCATAAAACGAGTAAAACAAGTAAAAGATATTGTTGCTGAATATTCTTCAAGTCGATTCAAAAAGGACAAAACCATTTGTGTTTTCAACGATCCATTGGGAAAAGAATCTTTTgatgaaatattgaataattccTGGCAAACATACGAGGAAGAATTGAAGTTATATTTGAGAACTGCAAAACTTTTGATGTCGTGTAGAAGTCACATCATTTCTGATGCTAGATTGACACGTTATCTCAATAATCAATCACTTATCGTTAACATcgatgaaaacaaatacaaataa